Proteins co-encoded in one Actinomycetota bacterium genomic window:
- a CDS encoding pyrimidine reductase: MLPRVIIYDVVSLDGRIEGFEPDVGAFYTLARDIAEDVILAGADTMLAGGDAVPADDLASPPAEPSGGSAPLLAIVDSRGRVRSWDWLREQQYWRDAVALVSDATPADYLAHLDSRRVARFACGADRVDLRAALTWLVDEHGARTVRVESGGALNGALLRAGLATEVHLLVQPCLAGEAQRSFIRGALSAPVALELIACDARDDGLVHVRYRVADT, from the coding sequence TTGCTGCCGAGGGTCATCATCTACGACGTCGTCTCACTCGACGGCCGCATCGAGGGCTTCGAGCCGGACGTCGGCGCGTTCTACACGCTGGCGCGCGACATCGCCGAGGATGTCATCCTCGCCGGCGCCGACACGATGCTCGCGGGCGGGGACGCCGTGCCGGCAGACGACCTCGCCTCGCCTCCGGCTGAGCCCAGCGGCGGTTCCGCGCCCCTGCTCGCGATCGTCGACTCGCGCGGGCGCGTGCGCTCGTGGGACTGGCTGCGAGAGCAGCAGTACTGGCGCGACGCGGTCGCGCTGGTGAGCGACGCGACCCCCGCTGACTACCTCGCGCACCTCGACTCCCGGCGCGTGGCGCGCTTCGCATGCGGCGCCGACCGCGTGGACCTGCGTGCGGCACTGACCTGGCTTGTCGACGAGCATGGCGCGCGCACGGTGCGCGTCGAGTCGGGCGGCGCGCTCAACGGGGCGCTGCTGCGCGCGGGCCTCGCCACGGAGGTGCACCTGCTCGTCCAGCCGTGCCTGGCGGGCGAGGCGCAGCGCTCGTTCATCCGGGGCGCGCTCTCGGCTCCAGTGGCACTCGAACTGATTGCGTGCGACGCGCGTGACGACGGGCTCGTCCACGTGCGCTACCGCGTCGCTGACACGTAG